A portion of the Cryptomeria japonica chromosome 5, Sugi_1.0, whole genome shotgun sequence genome contains these proteins:
- the LOC131049796 gene encoding pathogenesis-related protein PR-1 has protein sequence MATIEGLLLVSFCMVLCCNPGRPVQDSPKLENGTNYVPSSWGTFVESLQFTLPQNFARFKVGELPLVWDWKLESYAQWWAAQRKVDCNMTHSHGPYGENIFWGSGQSWTPLDAVRFWVDEKQYYSYDTNDCEVGQMCGHYTQVVWRDSRNIGCARVVCDNGDVFMTCNYDPPGNYIGEKPY, from the coding sequence ATGGCTACAATTGAGGGGCTCTTGCTTGTCTCCTTTTGCATGGTCCTCTGTTGCAATCCAGGAAGGCCTGTACAGGACAGCCCAAAGCTTGAAAATGGGACAAACTATGTGCCCTCTTCTTGGGGTACTTTTGTAGAGTCCTTGCAATTCACATTACCTCAGAACTTTGCCCGATTCAAGGTTGGGGAGCTTCCTTTGGTGTGGGATTGGAAATTAGAAAGCTATGCACAATGGTGGGCAGCGCAGAGAAAAGTGGACTGCAATATGACCCATTCCCACGGGCCCTATGGGGAGAACATTTTCTGGGGTAGTGGCCAATCCTGGACTCCTCTCGATGCAGTACGCTTTTGGGTCGATGAAAAGCAGTATTATTCCTATGATACAAATGACTGTGAAGTGGGTCAGATGTGTGGGCATTATACTCAGGTTGTGTGGAGGGATTCTCGCAACATTGGATGTGCCCGTGTGGTCTGTGACAATGGAGACGTTTTCATGACCTGCAACTATGATCCGCCTGGGAATTACATTGGAGAAAAGCCTTATTAG